One window from the genome of Xenorhabdus bovienii SS-2004 encodes:
- the pgi gene encoding glucose-6-phosphate isomerase yields the protein MKNINPSQTEAWKALHQHFEQLKNVHLRDLFEQDKARFTAFSATFDEQILVDYSKNRITAETLTKLQTLAKETDLSGAIRSMFSGEKINCTEDRAVLHIALRNRSNTPINVDGEDVMPQVNAVLAKMKSFSERIISGEWKGYTGQAITDVVNIGIGGSDLGPYMVSEALKAYKNHLNMHFVSNVDGTHIAETLQTLNPETTLFLIASKTFTTQETMTNAYSARNWFLQNAEIEAHVAKHFAALSTNEQEVSKFGIDPLNMFEFWDWVGGRYSLWSAIGLSIALSIGYENFEQLLSGAHAMDKHFEQTSPDQNIPILLALIGIWYNNFFGAETEAILPYDQYMHRFAAYFQQGNMESNGKCIDRNGSPVDYQTGPIIWGEPGTNGQHAFYQLIHQGTKLIPCDFIAPAISHNPLSDHHSKLLSNFFAQTEALAFGKNREQVEAEFVAAGKNAQDVANVVPFKVFEGNRPTNSILLREITPFSLGALIAMYEHKIFAQGAILNIFSFDQWGVELGKQLANRILPELHDDEAINSHDSSTNGLINRFKTWR from the coding sequence ATGAAAAACATCAACCCTAGCCAGACCGAAGCTTGGAAAGCATTGCATCAGCATTTTGAGCAATTGAAAAACGTCCACTTGCGGGATTTGTTTGAACAGGACAAAGCGCGGTTTACGGCATTCTCCGCTACGTTTGACGAGCAGATTTTGGTGGATTATTCCAAAAATCGTATTACCGCTGAAACACTGACAAAATTACAGACACTGGCGAAAGAAACGGATCTGTCCGGAGCTATCCGCAGTATGTTCTCCGGTGAAAAAATCAACTGTACTGAAGATCGTGCTGTGCTGCACATTGCCCTGCGTAACCGCAGCAATACCCCGATTAATGTGGATGGGGAAGATGTGATGCCGCAAGTCAATGCGGTGCTGGCAAAAATGAAGTCATTCAGTGAACGCATCATCAGCGGAGAATGGAAAGGGTATACCGGTCAAGCCATTACTGACGTTGTCAATATTGGTATTGGTGGTTCCGATCTCGGCCCTTATATGGTCTCTGAAGCACTGAAAGCGTATAAAAATCACCTCAATATGCACTTTGTTTCCAATGTGGATGGAACCCATATCGCAGAAACGTTGCAAACATTGAACCCAGAAACGACGCTGTTCCTGATTGCTTCCAAGACTTTCACCACCCAGGAAACTATGACCAATGCGTATTCTGCCCGCAATTGGTTCCTGCAAAATGCGGAGATTGAGGCTCATGTTGCCAAGCATTTTGCGGCACTTTCGACCAATGAGCAGGAAGTCAGTAAATTCGGTATCGATCCACTGAATATGTTTGAATTCTGGGATTGGGTCGGTGGCCGTTATTCACTGTGGTCTGCGATTGGTTTATCCATTGCACTTTCCATTGGCTATGAGAATTTCGAACAGTTGCTGAGTGGCGCTCATGCTATGGATAAACACTTCGAGCAGACTTCTCCTGATCAGAACATTCCGATCCTGCTGGCGCTGATCGGCATCTGGTACAACAATTTCTTTGGTGCAGAAACTGAAGCGATTCTGCCTTATGATCAATATATGCATCGTTTTGCCGCTTATTTTCAACAGGGCAACATGGAATCGAATGGCAAATGTATTGATAGGAATGGCAGCCCGGTAGATTACCAAACTGGGCCGATTATCTGGGGCGAGCCGGGCACCAATGGTCAGCATGCTTTTTATCAGCTTATCCATCAGGGAACCAAACTGATCCCATGTGATTTTATTGCGCCCGCAATCAGCCATAATCCGCTCAGTGATCATCACAGCAAACTACTGTCCAACTTCTTTGCGCAAACTGAAGCACTGGCTTTTGGTAAAAATCGCGAACAGGTGGAAGCGGAATTTGTTGCAGCCGGAAAAAATGCACAGGACGTGGCGAATGTCGTGCCATTCAAAGTTTTTGAAGGCAACCGTCCGACTAACTCCATTCTATTACGCGAAATTACACCATTCAGTTTGGGCGCATTGATTGCCATGTATGAACATAAAATCTTTGCCCAAGGCGCTATTCTGAATATTTTCTCATTTGATCAATGGGGCGTAGAACTCGGTAAACAGTTGGCGAACCGTATCCTGCCAGAATTGCACGATGATGAAGCGATAAATAGCCATGATAGTTCAACCAATGGCCTGATTAATCGTTTCAAAACATGGCGCTAA
- the lysC gene encoding lysine-sensitive aspartokinase 3 — protein MCAVSSTYPQYVVAKFGGTSVADFDAMNHCADIILANADVRVVVLSASAGVTNLLVALATGCDNDKRKKCLKQIRDIQYAIIDRLNDVNVICEEIDRLLENIEMLSEAASLATSEALTDELVSHGEVMSTLLFVELLRQRNVNAEWFDIRRVMRTNDHFGRAEPDSLQLHISAVELLQPRLNNTVVITQGFIGREEKGRTTTLGRGGSDYTAALLGEALNLQRVDIWTDVPGIYTTDPRVAPTAKRIDKIAFDEAAEMATFGAKILHPATLLPAIRCGIPVFVGSSKDPQAGGTLVCDKTENPPLFRALALRRKQTLLTLHSLKMLHARGFLAEVFTLLLRHNISVDLITTSEVSVALTLDTTGSTSTNGSLLTNALLTELSTLCRVEVEEDLALVAIIGNELSQAKGLGKEIFGTLESFNIRMISYGASSHNVCLLVPGQDAESVIQKLHQNLFKV, from the coding sequence ATGTGTGCTGTTTCATCTACTTACCCACAGTATGTTGTCGCAAAATTCGGCGGTACCAGTGTGGCAGACTTTGATGCCATGAATCACTGTGCCGATATTATTCTGGCAAACGCAGATGTCCGCGTAGTCGTTTTGTCCGCTTCTGCGGGGGTGACTAATTTGCTGGTCGCATTGGCGACGGGCTGTGATAACGATAAACGTAAAAAGTGCCTGAAACAGATCCGTGACATTCAATATGCGATTATTGACCGATTAAATGACGTGAATGTGATATGTGAAGAAATTGATCGCCTGCTGGAAAATATCGAGATGTTGTCAGAAGCCGCATCATTGGCAACCTCTGAGGCGTTAACTGATGAATTGGTCAGCCACGGTGAAGTGATGTCCACATTGCTATTCGTAGAATTACTGCGTCAACGCAATGTAAATGCAGAGTGGTTTGATATCCGCAGGGTCATGCGAACGAATGATCACTTCGGACGAGCAGAACCAGACTCCCTTCAACTCCATATATCGGCGGTTGAGCTCCTTCAGCCTCGTTTGAATAATACAGTTGTTATCACACAAGGTTTTATCGGCAGAGAAGAAAAAGGCCGCACAACTACACTGGGACGTGGTGGCAGTGATTATACCGCCGCCTTACTCGGCGAAGCGCTGAATTTACAGCGTGTTGATATTTGGACGGATGTTCCCGGCATCTATACCACTGATCCCCGTGTTGCACCAACAGCCAAGCGCATCGATAAAATTGCATTTGATGAGGCAGCAGAGATGGCGACATTTGGTGCTAAGATCCTCCACCCAGCTACGTTGCTACCTGCCATTCGTTGCGGTATTCCTGTTTTTGTTGGATCAAGTAAAGATCCACAGGCCGGCGGCACACTGGTTTGTGACAAAACCGAAAACCCGCCCCTGTTTCGTGCACTGGCATTACGCCGCAAACAGACGTTATTAACCTTGCACAGCCTAAAAATGTTACATGCAAGGGGCTTTCTGGCGGAAGTTTTTACGCTGCTTTTACGCCATAACATTTCAGTAGATTTGATTACCACCTCAGAAGTCAGTGTCGCCCTAACGCTGGATACAACTGGCTCTACCAGCACCAATGGCAGTCTGCTGACTAATGCTCTGCTGACCGAACTTTCTACATTATGTCGTGTAGAAGTTGAAGAAGATCTGGCGCTGGTGGCAATTATCGGTAATGAGCTTTCACAGGCTAAAGGGTTGGGGAAAGAAATTTTTGGCACACTGGAATCTTTTAATATCCGGATGATCAGCTATGGCGCAAGCAGCCACAATGTATGTTTGCTCGTTCCCGGTCAAGATGCGGAATCAGTCATTCAGAAACTGCATCAGAATTTGTTTAAGGTGTGA
- the iclR gene encoding glyoxylate bypass operon transcriptional repressor IclR, with amino-acid sequence MSTAVANKRTKRTKITANSTATSGQVQSLSRGLTLLEYISDSQVGVALTDLAIQAGLPNSTTHRLLTTLQQHGFVRQVGDLGLWVIASHTFVVGSSFLQSRNLMVLVHPILRQLMEDSGETVNLAILNLDEYEAVIVDQVQCNALMRMSAPIGGKLPMHASGAGKALLSTLPEQKRLQLLHKKGLHTYTQHTYTTAAALKENLEQIRKQGFSLDDEEHALGLRCIAACIYDEHHEAFAAISISGSISRISDDRVTELGALVMRAAKEISREYGGIK; translated from the coding sequence ATGAGTACAGCCGTTGCCAACAAGCGTACCAAAAGAACCAAAATAACGGCAAATAGTACCGCTACAAGCGGTCAGGTTCAGTCCTTAAGCCGAGGGCTTACACTTTTGGAATATATTTCCGATTCACAAGTGGGTGTTGCCTTAACCGATCTGGCTATACAAGCTGGTTTGCCTAACTCCACCACTCATCGCCTTTTGACTACGTTACAGCAGCATGGTTTTGTCCGTCAGGTAGGCGATTTAGGATTATGGGTTATCGCTTCACATACCTTTGTTGTCGGTAGCAGTTTTCTGCAAAGTCGTAATTTGATGGTGTTGGTTCACCCAATATTACGTCAATTAATGGAAGATTCCGGTGAAACCGTCAACCTTGCCATCCTGAATCTTGATGAATATGAAGCCGTTATTGTTGATCAGGTGCAATGTAATGCGCTGATGCGGATGTCTGCCCCCATTGGCGGCAAGCTGCCGATGCATGCTTCCGGCGCAGGCAAAGCGTTGCTTTCTACACTACCTGAACAAAAACGCCTCCAATTACTCCATAAGAAAGGTCTTCATACCTATACCCAGCATACTTACACCACCGCAGCGGCTCTGAAAGAAAATCTTGAACAAATCCGCAAGCAAGGCTTTTCGCTCGATGATGAAGAACATGCTCTTGGGTTACGCTGCATTGCCGCCTGTATTTACGATGAACATCATGAAGCGTTTGCCGCCATTTCCATTTCCGGTTCAATTTCACGAATCTCTGACGATCGAGTCACTGAACTAGGCGCACTCGTGATGCGGGCTGCAAAAGAGATCAGTAGAGAATATGGCGGTATTAAGTAA
- a CDS encoding bifunctional 4-hydroxy-2-oxoglutarate aldolase/2-dehydro-3-deoxy-phosphogluconate aldolase, with protein MNNWKTTAENILTDGPLVPIIVINEIEHAVPLAKALIAGGIRVLEVTLRTECALEAIRLIAKEVPEAIIGAGTVINPEQLATVTEAGAQFAISPGLTDPLLKAATTGSIPLIPGISTVSELMLGMSYGINCFKFFPAEANGGVKALKAIAGPFPQVRFYPSGGISSDNYRDYLALNSVLSIGGSWLVPSNALKKGDYAQITELAHAVIAGAKA; from the coding sequence ATGAATAATTGGAAAACAACCGCAGAAAATATCCTGACCGATGGCCCTCTCGTCCCTATTATTGTGATCAATGAGATTGAACACGCGGTTCCATTGGCAAAAGCACTGATTGCCGGCGGGATACGTGTACTGGAAGTCACCTTAAGGACCGAATGCGCACTGGAGGCCATCCGTCTTATTGCCAAAGAAGTGCCTGAAGCAATTATTGGCGCAGGTACAGTCATTAATCCTGAACAATTGGCTACGGTCACCGAAGCAGGCGCTCAGTTTGCCATCAGCCCAGGATTAACTGACCCGTTATTAAAAGCCGCAACTACAGGCTCAATTCCATTGATTCCGGGGATCTCTACGGTTTCAGAATTAATGCTTGGTATGAGTTATGGGATAAATTGCTTCAAATTTTTTCCAGCAGAAGCGAATGGCGGCGTGAAAGCGCTAAAAGCCATTGCAGGCCCATTCCCTCAAGTTCGTTTCTACCCAAGCGGTGGTATTTCATCCGACAATTACCGCGATTATCTGGCTCTAAATAGTGTTCTGAGTATTGGTGGTTCATGGCTGGTGCCTAGCAATGCACTGAAAAAAGGTGATTATGCCCAGATTACCGAGCTGGCACAT